gaggaggaggaggaggaggaggaggaggaggaggaggaagaggatgaggagggtgaggagcgGATCCCGGACGCGGCCGAGCAGGAATTGCTGCGCCTGGAATTCACCACCCGGATGTACCAGAGCTTCCTGGAGGGCCAGGACGGGGATTTCGACTACAGGTGAGCCCAGAAAGCCTCGAAAATCCTCAAAATCCgacaaaatcaccccaaaatgtcCAAGGTTgaaaaattcccgaatttcTCAGCCAGGTGGACGAGAACCCGGATCTGGACAACCTGGACATCGTTTCCCGGGATTTGGAGGATCGATATTTCGATGAGGAGGAGCCCAGCGAGGCCCCCCAGCTGGACTAGGgacccccagaattcccaaaattccatcccaaaattcccagaaataaAGGGGAtccccccaccccatcccaaGGAATCTCCTCCAGgcctgggggttttggggggaaattgggatttttctgctttcttttttggagggagatttttagggaaaaatctGAGTTTTTGGGGaagcccaaaattcccagaatctCCCAAATTTCCGGGATTCCTCCaaaattttccttcccaaattttttcccttcagaatTCCTggaccccccccacccccaatttCTCGGGATCCccaaattttctgctttttgtggggatttttgtgggaagaTTTTTGCCTTTCCACTCCAGATTTTTGGGGGCGCCTCGTTCAGAACCGCAAGAAAACCCCACAGGAGGCAGCGGAAATTAAATAACGTTTTTTGGCGGtcccggggggattttggggcgagaacgggggggtttggggtcagctGCAGGTGCAGGCGCTGACCACCATCCCCGAGAGCTGCTCCACGCGCGCCTTGCGCCCCACGTAGTAAACGATGGGCAGCGGCTCCAGGCTCTGCGGGACGCAGCACGGCGCCGCCGAGCCGCCGGGGTTGTGCAGGTTGTAGAGCGCCAGCACCTGCCGGGACACGCGCGTCGGCACACGTCAGAGCGGATCGGCAAAAATCGGCAAAAATCGGCACAGATCAGAGCAAATTTGGCCCAAATTCAGCACAAATCAGCCCCAAATTGGCTTGAAACGCCACAGCAGCATCAGCCCAGAATGGCCCTGAAAGGCGCTGTAAAacacacccaaaacacacccaaaatacaccaaaatattcccaaaacaCACCCAAATATACCCAAAACACACCCAAATATACCCAAAACACACCCAAATATACCCAAAACACACCCAAATATACCCAAAACacacccaaatcccaaactgaCCCTGAGACCCCGCCCCAAATCCCAAgtcccccagaccccccctgCCtatgctgggggtccccagccgAGTTCAGCCCTGGACAGAGGATCTcggcccccccagacccccccgggacccccgcccaCCGTGCTGTGGTGCGTGTCGGCGCTCCAGATGTAGGGGCAGGGCCCCCCGCAGAAGTTGGCCATGTAGCCGCGGGGCTCGTGGATCCACTTCCACTGCAGGTCCCGGCGGAAGTCGATGTAGAGGGGCCGCacgcagcagctctgctcccccgGCCTGTgggaaatggggtttggggggattttggggggattctgggagggtttgggggggattctggagggtttggggggattctggggggtttggggggattctggagggtttggggggattcgggagggtttggggggattctggggggtttgggggtccctggggaaaTCGATGTACGGGGCCCacatgcagcagctctgctccccaggccTGGTTTGGgcctgctgtccccagtgtccccccagtgtcccccccagtgtccccccagtgtcccccccagtgtccccccagtgtcccccccagtgtcccccccagtgtccccccagtgtcccccccagtgtcccctcaccccCCACAGGTCTGTTCGTCCAGCCCGCGCCGCTGGCGATGTCCGTGCAGGGCCTGGGCGCGCTCGGCCGGCAGCGCCATGGCCAGGACGTGCGGGACCCGGCGGTGGCGGCGTGCGATGCTCTGCATGTCCCCACGGGGCTGCTCGaaccctggggacatggggacatcactggggacatcctTGGGTACATCAGGGACATTTGggaacatctggggacatcACGGTCTCCATGGCCTAGGGTCATTCTGGCCACGGTCACTCCAGAGCGACCTAAAATTCTAAAATTCTcccgaaattcccccaaaatcctgacaGAAATTCCCTCagatcccccaaaaatccaaaaactcccccaaatccccccaaaaaattccagaatccCCCCTTAGTCCCCTCCAAAtcctaaaattccccaaaatccccccaaatccccccggcaCCTTCGATGCTGATCTTCAGGGTGGGCTCGGCGCCGGCGCCGCGCTCGCAGGGGCAGTGAACGCTGAGCCGGAACAGCCCCAGCGGCTCTGCCCAGAGACAATTGGGGAattcaggggggatttgggggggattttatggggattgggggggattttggggggtatTTGGGTGGGATCCTGAGGAATTTCAGAGAGatttgagaggatttgggggaattctgTGGATTCTGGGGTCTCACCGGAGCTGTGCAGCCACTGCTGGACGGTGTCGGTGACGTCGAACCAGAGCCACTCGTCCTCGGCCGTGACACGGACGGAGCGGCCCTGGAGGTAACGCCAGGAGGAGTTCCCGAAgccctggggacatttgggacattgAGGGCACTGGAGGGATCgggcatttggggacatttgggccaatgtccccagatgtccttaatcccccccagtgtcccaaacatcccccgatgtccccagtgtccccaatcccctgctgtccctgtgcccacctGGTAGAGCTCGACTCTCTGCTCGGTCCCCAGGGCTGTCGTggctgtccccggtgtccctggcgctgtccccggtgtcccctggcGCAGCATCCTCAGCTCGGCGCGGCTCAGCtcggcccggcccagcccggcccgcaCGCGCGAGGCGTTGAACACGAAGAAGAGGCTCTGTGGGGTGGGGCGCCAGCGCTCGGCCTCGCCTGTGTGACACGGGACAGCGTGGGGTCACCTCGGGGTCACCGCGGGGTCACCAGGGACATCCCGGGGTCACCGCGGGGTCACCCACAGGGCACTGGGGTCACCCCAGGGACACTGACATGcccgtgtcccggtgtcccccccgtgtcccggtgtcccctcaccGTCCCCGGGGCTCTCCATGGCGAATCTCAGCAGCTCTTTCCCGTAGTACTCGCGGGGGTCCTCGGGCGGCCGGAGCCGCTCCCGCTGCCGCAGCAGCTCCCGGGTGCTGTTGTAGAGCGCCCGAACCTCCtcgggcagcggcggcggcgccgcgggCTCGGCGGGCGGTGCCGGTAACCGGAGCTTGCTCAGGATCTGCCCCCGCACGGCCTCGATTCGCTTCAGCCGCGCCGCCTCCAGGTCCAGCGAGCGGCAGCTGGACAGAGCCCGGGCCCGGGGCAGCGCGGACAGCACGGACAGAGCGGACAGCACGGACAGAGCGGACAGCACCGCGGCCGGCCGCATCACGGAGGGACCGGACAGCGGCACCGGACTCCGGCAGGGACCGGGATGAACCCCTGGGGATGGACCGGGAGGGAGCCGGCGGGAGCGGGAGAGACCGGGATAAACTCCTCGGGACGGGAAAcccaccgggaccgggaccaaCTCGGGACGGGGTAAACCCCCCGGGACCGGGACACGCCTCCTGGACTGCGATAAACTCCCGGGACCGGGAATAAACTCCTGGAACCGGGAAAaatccccccggccccgggacaCGCTCCCAGAACCGGGATAAACTCCCCGGGATCGAGACACGCCCCCCGGAAATGGGATAAACCCCCTAAAACCGGGATAACCTCCCCAAAACCGGGATAACCCCCCCTAGAACCGGGATAACCCCCCCGGTACCGGGACTTACCCCGGGACACCTCCCTGGATTTCCCCTCCCGGGCTCGGTTCCGCTCCCGGTTTGGCCCGGTCCCGCTTGGCCCGGGTTGGCCCTGGCCCGTTCCTGGT
The Poecile atricapillus isolate bPoeAtr1 chromosome 31, bPoeAtr1.hap1, whole genome shotgun sequence DNA segment above includes these coding regions:
- the TGFB1 gene encoding transforming growth factor beta-1 proprotein isoform X3 → MRPAAVLSALSVLSALSVLSALPRARALSSCRSLDLEAARLKRIEAVRGQILSKLRLPAPPAEPAAPPPLPEEVRALYNSTRELLRQRERLRPPEDPREYYGKELLRFAMESPGDGEAERWRPTPQSLFFVFNASRVRAGLGRAELSRAELRMLRQGTPGTAPGTPGTATTALGTEQRVELYQGFGNSSWRYLQGRSVRVTAEDEWLWFDVTDTVQQWLHSSGFEQPRGDMQSIARRHRRVPHVLAMALPAERAQALHGHRQRRGLDEQTCGGPGEQSCCVRPLYIDFRRDLQWKWIHEPRGYMANFCGGPCPYIWSADTHHSTVLALYNLHNPGGSAAPCCVPQSLEPLPIVYYVGRKARVEQLSGMVVSACTCS
- the TGFB1 gene encoding transforming growth factor beta-1 proprotein isoform X1; protein product: MRPAAVLSALSVLSALSVLSALPRARALSSCRSLDLEAARLKRIEAVRGQILSKLRLPAPPAEPAAPPPLPEEVRALYNSTRELLRQRERLRPPEDPREYYGKELLRFAMESPGDGEAERWRPTPQSLFFVFNASRVRAGLGRAELSRAELRMLRQGTPGTAPGTPGTATTALGTEQRVELYQGFGNSSWRYLQGRSVRVTAEDEWLWFDVTDTVQQWLHSSEPLGLFRLSVHCPCERGAGAEPTLKISIEGFEQPRGDMQSIARRHRRVPHVLAMALPAERAQALHGHRQRRGLDEQTCGGPGEQSCCVRPLYIDFRRDLQWKWIHEPRGYMANFCGGPCPYIWSADTHHSTVLALYNLHNPGGSAAPCCVPQSLEPLPIVYYVGRKARVEQLSGMVVSACTCS
- the TGFB1 gene encoding transforming growth factor beta-1 proprotein isoform X2 → MRPAAVLSALSVLSALSVLSALPRARALSSCRSLDLEAARLKRIEAVRGQILSKLRLPAPPAEPAAPPPLPEEVRALYNSTRELLRQRERLRPPEDPREYYGKELLRFAMESPGDGEAERWRPTPQSLFFVFNASRVRAGLGRAELSRAELRMLRQGTPGTAPGTPGTATTALGTEQRVELYQGFGNSSWRYLQGRSVRVTAEDEWLWFDVTDTVQQWLHSSEPLGLFRLSVHCPCERGAGAEPTLKISIEGFEQPRGDMQSIARRHRRVPHVLAMALPAERAQALHGHRQRRGLDEQTCGGPGEQSCCVRPLYIDFRRDLQWKWIHEPRGYMANFCGGPCPYIWSADTHHSTRLSGPFWADAAVAFQANLGLICAEFGPNLL